TTTTAACAGTGATACAACCGCCATTGTCCTCTTTGGTGAACAGCCGGAAGAGCAGAACAATCTGCGGGTGTTGTCGCGTGACGCGGCGGCTGCTATTGATGGTCTGGTGGATCTGCCGCAGACCCGTTGTGGTAATTTGACTGAGCTGCAAAATCAGTTTCTGTTCCAGGAACAGGCGTTTAAAGTTAAATCGGCTGCTGCTGTGCCAATAGTAAAGGGTGAAACCCTAGGATTACTGGCCATTGGTAGTTTTGATGCGGCCTACTTCCAGAGTAATCAGGGAACCCTGTTCCTGGATTATATCGGCCAGGCGCTGAGCCGGGTGGTTTCTCCTATGCTACAGGATCGAAAGGCCTGATTTTATGAACGCTGGTGAGGCTGCGTTGGATGGGTTTTATACCTATTTGAGTAGTGAACGACAGCTTTCCAGTCATACCCTCAGTAACTATCGCCGTGATCTGACCCGACTGCAGGCCTACCTGCAGCACAGTACACTGTTTCCGGACGGGTGTATTGACTGGGCCCAGGTCGAGGCAAAACAGATTCGCAACTTTGTCGCCTGGGTTCATCGTGAAGGGTTGGGCGGGAAAAGTATCCAGCGCCTCTTGTCCGCTATTCGCAGTTTTTATAAATACCTTCATCGTGAAGGGTTGGTGCAACAAAACCCTGCTTTGGGTATTCAGGCGCCAAAAAGCCCTCGCCGGTTACCTCAGACGCTGGATGTAGATCAGCTGGATCAGCTATTGAATAGCGATGAACAGACTAACAATGACCCGTTGGAGTGCCGTGACCAGGCGATGCTGGAATTGATCTATTCATCCGGCCTGCGGTTATCGGAGTTGGTTAGTTTAGATCTGTACAGTATAGATTGGCAGGAAGCGACACTGCGGGTGGTGGGAAAAGGAGCCAAAGAGCGGTTGTTGCCGATAGGTAGCAAAGCGATGCAGGCGCTGGACCGCTGGCTTGATCTGCGCGATAGCATGACTAAA
The genomic region above belongs to Amphritea japonica ATCC BAA-1530 and contains:
- a CDS encoding DUF484 family protein gives rise to the protein MNENKPTATNSADTMSQAISAEQVAEYLTQHPDFFTGNEFLLEKLYVPHQRGNTVSLVERQTSLLRQKNRELHDYLGDMIGVARENDIQFSKTKKMILALLDADTLDDVAVAIDESLCQDFNSDTTAIVLFGEQPEEQNNLRVLSRDAAAAIDGLVDLPQTRCGNLTELQNQFLFQEQAFKVKSAAAVPIVKGETLGLLAIGSFDAAYFQSNQGTLFLDYIGQALSRVVSPMLQDRKA
- the xerC gene encoding tyrosine recombinase XerC → MNAGEAALDGFYTYLSSERQLSSHTLSNYRRDLTRLQAYLQHSTLFPDGCIDWAQVEAKQIRNFVAWVHREGLGGKSIQRLLSAIRSFYKYLHREGLVQQNPALGIQAPKSPRRLPQTLDVDQLDQLLNSDEQTNNDPLECRDQAMLELIYSSGLRLSELVSLDLYSIDWQEATLRVVGKGAKERLLPIGSKAMQALDRWLDLRDSMTKPEEMALFVSQRGGRISPRSVQLRIDRRAKMQHTQGKVYPHRLRHSFASHMLESSGDLRAVQELLGHSDISTTQIYTHLDFSHLMDVYDKAHPRAHRKSNNNSEKDDD